In Candidatus Binatus sp., the DNA window CCAAGGGAGTTGAATCCGGCGCGTGATGGCTATTTTTCCCGGGCGCGCTCGGCGAAGGCGATCGTGATTGCGGCGGAGCAGCCGCGGCCATCTTCTCGATGGACCCCAAGCAGGACCCGGTGGTAGTGTTCATGCCCCAGCTCATGCCGCCGGCCACATTCAACTTCCGCAGGCAACTTAAGAACATCATTTATTCGGCCATCGTCGATTGAGGTGCAGGCCATGGACACGTACGTCGAGCTCGACACTAATCTGCCCGACCATTACCGGACACTCAAGGACAACATTCATCGGTTCGCGCGGGAGGTGATGCGTCCGACCGCGGCCGCTCTGGACCGGCTCGCCGATCCGAGCGCGGCAATCGCCCCGGGCTCGCCGCTGTGGGACTTCCTCAAGCAGGCATATCGGCTCGGCTACAATAAGGCCGGGTTTCCCACCCAGTTCGGCGGACTCGGACTGAGCGGCCTCGGGCAGCATATCTACCTCGAGGAGCTTGGATGGGGCAGCGCTGACCTTGCGCTGACAGTTGGCATTGCAGGGATGCCGTTCGGCGCGCTTGCGGCCACCGGCAATCGCGAACTCGTCGAAAAGCATGTCATGCCGTTCGTTCAGGATCGCGAGGCGCAGTACATCGGATGCTGGCCGGTGACCGAGCCGCAACATGGATCGGACTGGGTGACCGGGCAGTGGAACCGGGAACACAATGACCTGGCGGGTCACGTGATCGCGCGGCGCGACGGCGATTCGTACGTGATCAGCGGGCAGAAGTCGGCTTGGGTTTCCAACGGAACGATTGCGACGCATGGGCTGGTGATTCTGATCGCCGACCCCTCACGCGGCGCCGTGCTCGGCCGAGGCGTTGCTTTCGTGCCGTTTGACCTGCCCGGCGTATCCAAGGGCAAGCCGCTGAACAAGCTCGGCCAGCGCGCGCTTAACCAGGGCGAGATTTTCTTCGATGAGGTCAGGATTCCGAGCAGCTACATGCTGGTCGCGCCCGACAAGCCCGCCGCGGCGGCCGCCGGCCGGGGCGGCGGTCCGAACGCGATGGTGGGTGCGGTCTTCACCGGAGTGGCCCGTGCGGCCTTCGAGATTGCGCTCGATTACTCCCGGCAGCGCATCCAGGGCGGCAAGCCGATTTGCGAGCATCAGCTGGTGCAAAAGCATCTGTTCGAAATGTTTACCAAGGTCGAGGCATGCCGCCTGCTCTCGCGCGCGGCGATAACCTACAACACCGACGCGGCCGTACCCGCGATGGAATACTCGATTGCGTCGAAGACCTTCTGCACGCAGGCGGCATTTGAGGTCGCCAGCGACGCGCTTCAGCTTCTCGGCGGCAACGGCCTCAGCAAGGAGTATCCGATCGAAAAAATCTTCCGCGACGCGCGCGCCGCGCTGATCGAGGACGGCACCAACGACGTGCTAAGCCTGGTCGGGGCCAACCTGGTGCTCGCCCGCCCCTCCTGACCGCGGCCGTTGGCACGGCTGGCCAGTATTAAGACCCGTTGGCACGGGAGGCCAGTATTAAGAGGCGGCGCACCCGTGGCAGGGGCCGCGCCCGCCATCGGCGGGCGGTCGTTGGCACGACGGGCCAGTATTAATTCGCAG includes these proteins:
- a CDS encoding acyl-CoA dehydrogenase family protein; amino-acid sequence: MDTYVELDTNLPDHYRTLKDNIHRFAREVMRPTAAALDRLADPSAAIAPGSPLWDFLKQAYRLGYNKAGFPTQFGGLGLSGLGQHIYLEELGWGSADLALTVGIAGMPFGALAATGNRELVEKHVMPFVQDREAQYIGCWPVTEPQHGSDWVTGQWNREHNDLAGHVIARRDGDSYVISGQKSAWVSNGTIATHGLVILIADPSRGAVLGRGVAFVPFDLPGVSKGKPLNKLGQRALNQGEIFFDEVRIPSSYMLVAPDKPAAAAAGRGGGPNAMVGAVFTGVARAAFEIALDYSRQRIQGGKPICEHQLVQKHLFEMFTKVEACRLLSRAAITYNTDAAVPAMEYSIASKTFCTQAAFEVASDALQLLGGNGLSKEYPIEKIFRDARAALIEDGTNDVLSLVGANLVLARPS